In one window of Methanolobus mangrovi DNA:
- a CDS encoding Cache 3/Cache 2 fusion domain-containing protein yields MDFKKITIRHKILIVSLLLTILPVTIVGFYAYDQTEAGTWSQLEGYLNDQLFLEKAYIESTFSLAQDKVNSDLGVARTVFYSNGNPEIVDGQMILGKDYVVNNNFEIVDNVKNMVGGTATVFQVLDGEAVRISTNVITNEGERAVGTTVSQPVYDTVVTKGEMFYGRAWVVNAWYLTAYEPIRNSAGEIIGILYVGVLEDPFINTIRHHMGGIVVGETGYIYIMDSEGNILIHPSIEGENVYEYDFAKDIITNKEGIIAYEWEGREKIAGYTYYEPNDWYIVSNTYYEEFAGPLLAIRNSLIMAVLVFVILGILASFLLSKSISGGIEKIVTDFNDITNATLQGKLDKRANIDVGIDLEAIPRSFNQVLDAVKENEEKLQTFIDNVPVGIFRTNSDGKALQANPEMIRIIGRESKEETLEYMQNVGEQLYVNQERRNELINVLAKQGHVENFEFEALRADGKHAWLMINARTNVKAKPGDNPFLIDGFVLDITERKKAEEALKKTELKYRQAHNILQKVIESPKDVVIFALDKDYQYIAFNQNHQITMEHIWDAKIEIGVNMLDYIKDPADAEKAKVNFDRVLAGEAFTIIEEYGDSLLGRKWYENVYSPLESDKGNVIGLTLFLTNITERKQTEMALLQAKVLAEESNQIKSEFIANMSHELRTPLNSVIGFSQMLNEKIFGDLNEKQMHYVSNIQKSGNHLLELINDILDISKIESGNMEYSPEMTDLKQIMDEIIVLTEPLVKEKNIGFEANSEFEKLEINVDKMKIKQIMFNLLSNAIKFTPKNGKVWFDSKIMNGNIQISVSDSGIGIPLEHQKAIFDPFKQVSSSANRTYGGTGLGLAIVKYYVEMHSGEIHVESEVGKGSKFTFTIPIGLRNA; encoded by the coding sequence ATGGATTTTAAAAAAATAACTATTCGTCATAAAATATTGATAGTATCTTTGTTATTAACTATATTACCCGTAACGATTGTTGGTTTTTATGCTTACGACCAAACAGAAGCTGGCACCTGGTCACAATTGGAAGGGTATTTGAATGACCAATTGTTCCTTGAAAAGGCCTATATAGAGTCTACTTTCTCCCTTGCACAAGACAAAGTAAATAGTGACCTGGGAGTTGCAAGGACCGTTTTTTACTCTAACGGCAATCCCGAAATTGTTGATGGACAAATGATACTAGGTAAAGATTATGTTGTCAACAATAATTTTGAGATTGTCGATAATGTCAAGAATATGGTAGGAGGGACTGCTACTGTATTTCAGGTACTGGATGGAGAGGCTGTAAGAATCTCTACTAACGTTATCACCAATGAGGGAGAAAGAGCAGTCGGTACCACAGTGTCGCAACCAGTGTATGATACAGTTGTCACCAAAGGTGAAATGTTCTACGGAAGAGCATGGGTAGTCAATGCCTGGTATCTGACCGCATACGAACCAATCAGAAATAGTGCTGGTGAGATTATAGGTATCCTTTACGTTGGTGTTCTTGAAGATCCATTTATCAATACGATAAGGCATCATATGGGTGGAATTGTTGTAGGTGAGACTGGATATATCTATATAATGGACTCTGAAGGAAATATTCTCATTCACCCTAGTATAGAAGGTGAGAATGTCTATGAGTATGACTTTGCAAAAGATATTATCACTAACAAAGAAGGTATTATTGCTTATGAGTGGGAGGGTCGCGAAAAAATTGCAGGCTACACCTACTATGAGCCAAATGATTGGTATATAGTATCAAATACTTATTATGAAGAGTTTGCAGGTCCTCTACTGGCAATTAGGAACAGTTTAATAATGGCTGTTTTAGTCTTTGTAATTCTTGGTATTTTAGCTTCATTCCTTCTAAGCAAATCTATTTCTGGTGGAATTGAAAAAATAGTTACTGACTTTAATGACATAACCAATGCTACTCTTCAGGGTAAACTGGACAAGAGAGCAAATATTGATGTGGGTATTGATTTAGAGGCAATACCCAGGAGTTTCAATCAGGTACTGGATGCTGTTAAAGAGAATGAAGAAAAGCTCCAGACATTCATAGACAATGTTCCTGTCGGAATCTTCCGTACTAATTCTGATGGAAAAGCCCTTCAGGCAAATCCTGAGATGATACGAATCATAGGCAGAGAGAGTAAAGAAGAAACCCTCGAATACATGCAGAATGTAGGAGAACAATTATATGTTAATCAGGAACGTCGTAACGAGCTTATCAATGTCCTTGCAAAACAGGGTCATGTTGAGAATTTTGAATTTGAGGCTTTACGTGCAGATGGTAAACATGCCTGGCTAATGATCAATGCAAGAACAAATGTAAAAGCAAAACCAGGCGATAATCCTTTTTTAATAGATGGTTTTGTCCTTGATATTACAGAACGCAAAAAAGCAGAAGAAGCACTGAAAAAAACCGAATTGAAATATAGGCAGGCACACAATATACTGCAAAAGGTCATTGAGAGCCCTAAAGATGTTGTCATATTTGCTCTTGACAAAGATTATCAATACATTGCCTTCAATCAAAATCATCAGATTACAATGGAACATATATGGGATGCAAAAATAGAGATTGGTGTCAATATGCTTGATTACATCAAAGATCCTGCAGATGCGGAAAAAGCAAAAGTGAATTTTGACAGAGTACTTGCAGGTGAAGCCTTCACGATTATTGAAGAATACGGTGATTCTTTACTCGGAAGAAAATGGTATGAGAATGTGTACAGTCCTCTTGAAAGTGATAAAGGAAATGTTATCGGACTTACTCTGTTCCTGACTAACATCACTGAGCGTAAACAAACTGAAATGGCACTTCTTCAAGCTAAAGTCCTGGCTGAGGAATCAAACCAGATTAAATCGGAGTTCATTGCAAACATGAGTCATGAACTTCGCACACCACTCAATTCTGTTATTGGATTCTCCCAAATGTTGAATGAAAAAATATTTGGTGATCTGAATGAAAAACAAATGCATTATGTTTCTAATATACAGAAAAGTGGCAACCATTTGTTAGAATTGATCAATGATATTCTTGATATTTCAAAAATTGAATCTGGCAATATGGAATATTCACCTGAAATGACAGATCTCAAACAAATAATGGATGAAATTATAGTGCTAACGGAACCTCTGGTTAAAGAAAAGAATATTGGTTTTGAAGCCAACAGTGAATTCGAAAAGCTGGAAATAAATGTCGATAAAATGAAGATCAAACAGATCATGTTCAATCTTCTTAGCAATGCGATCAAATTCACACCTAAAAATGGCAAAGTATGGTTTGATTCTAAAATAATGAACGGAAATATTCAGATATCTGTATCCGATAGTGGTATTGGAATTCCCCTAGAACACCAAAAAGCCATATTTGACCCGTTCAAGCAAGTAAGTTCATCGGCAAACCGCACTTATGGAGGAACTGGGTTAGGACTTGCTATTGTGAAATATTATGTAGAGATGCATTCTGGGGAGATACATGTTGAAAGTGAAGTTGGCAAGGGAAGTAAATTCACATTTACGATACCGATTGGTTTGAGAAATGCTTGA
- a CDS encoding PDC sensor domain-containing protein → MSSFVVAAYGYDLIYGTDKMLESSIDSARLEAHSASLQVSSTLIVLSDTSQLIASNLNSGNLSEDQVEELLYRSINSNPNIFGVGVAYEKGAFENYEVDPQSLPLYAPTYSRKYGEPQLFQASYDYTLENGEEENVPNTEWYHRALTDGGGWNEPYFGSRSNRYIFEYSTPFESTYAMQQGISPAGVVYASYSLEGLRDIIGSLELGKTGYGFIVSQDGDVISHPIEDYVTRNISDISKTDSVLGQITSDISPGTVSTVYDSNSGNKLWVFYEEIPQTDMVLGVVLKDDEVLHYMNEELYHEKIYLSLGIIGLLTSLSIIIFTRNGTTKASMWKIVIIFSILCFIEIGVVWNLTMTNNVSENMDDIILYDESGLESSLEKVYLNDVNTKEATSDSMLKVPTGMFIQSIEFASGNDVVITGYVWQKHVEGIADDYVPGIIFPESESTSITNAYEKDGVTGWYFETTLREQFDYITYPFDMETVWIRLWSDGFDDNVVLVPDLDSYYSITPESTPGIEKDFVLEGWDITKSYFSYKVNEYDTDFGINGYKENANPELYFNVEMKRDIVTPFITYMSPLLLIALLLFIALFTEVKSDTDSSEILKYGASLMLVLMVAHVSLRESLTASGIIYLEYFYIIMYFMVLAISFNAIIYASDRKIPVIEYEDNVFAKLMYWPVMLFLILMVTLATFF, encoded by the coding sequence GTGAGTTCTTTTGTTGTCGCAGCTTATGGTTACGATCTTATCTATGGTACAGATAAGATGTTAGAATCATCGATAGACTCTGCCAGACTTGAAGCGCATAGTGCTTCTTTACAGGTATCCTCAACTCTGATCGTCCTTTCGGATACATCCCAATTGATTGCCTCTAATCTGAATTCCGGGAATTTATCGGAAGATCAGGTTGAAGAGCTACTTTATAGATCGATCAATTCTAATCCCAATATATTTGGGGTTGGTGTAGCCTATGAAAAAGGTGCTTTTGAGAATTATGAGGTGGATCCGCAATCCCTGCCCCTCTATGCACCAACCTATTCAAGAAAATATGGTGAGCCACAACTTTTCCAGGCATCCTATGATTATACTCTGGAAAATGGTGAGGAAGAGAATGTACCGAACACTGAATGGTATCACCGTGCATTGACCGATGGAGGAGGATGGAATGAGCCGTATTTTGGTAGCCGCAGCAACAGGTACATCTTTGAATATTCCACACCTTTTGAATCTACATATGCCATGCAACAGGGAATCTCTCCTGCAGGAGTTGTCTATGCAAGTTATTCCCTTGAAGGCTTGAGAGATATAATAGGTTCTCTGGAATTAGGAAAGACTGGATATGGATTTATTGTTTCTCAAGATGGAGATGTCATCTCCCATCCCATAGAGGATTATGTAACCAGAAACATTTCAGATATTTCAAAAACTGACAGTGTATTAGGTCAGATCACCAGTGACATATCCCCAGGCACTGTTAGCACTGTGTACGATAGCAATAGTGGAAACAAACTATGGGTATTCTATGAGGAAATACCTCAAACCGACATGGTCCTGGGTGTTGTGCTCAAAGATGACGAAGTTCTGCATTATATGAATGAGGAACTCTATCATGAGAAGATATACCTTTCACTGGGCATCATAGGGTTGCTGACATCTCTTTCGATCATCATTTTCACCAGAAATGGAACTACAAAAGCTTCCATGTGGAAAATAGTGATCATATTCTCGATTCTTTGTTTTATCGAGATTGGGGTTGTATGGAATCTTACCATGACCAATAATGTTTCTGAAAATATGGATGATATCATCCTCTACGATGAATCCGGACTTGAAAGCTCCCTGGAAAAGGTATATCTCAATGACGTGAATACAAAAGAAGCAACTAGTGATTCAATGTTAAAGGTTCCCACCGGAATGTTTATCCAATCCATTGAGTTCGCATCGGGAAATGATGTAGTTATTACTGGCTATGTATGGCAGAAGCATGTCGAAGGTATTGCTGATGATTACGTTCCCGGAATTATTTTCCCGGAGTCTGAGTCGACAAGTATCACCAATGCTTATGAAAAAGATGGTGTTACAGGCTGGTACTTCGAAACAACACTACGTGAACAATTTGATTACATAACTTATCCATTTGACATGGAAACTGTCTGGATCAGATTATGGAGCGATGGCTTTGATGATAACGTTGTCCTGGTCCCTGATCTGGACTCGTATTACTCGATTACTCCGGAATCCACGCCTGGTATCGAAAAAGACTTTGTTCTTGAAGGCTGGGATATCACTAAGAGCTATTTCTCATACAAAGTCAATGAATACGATACCGACTTTGGTATCAATGGATACAAAGAAAATGCTAATCCTGAGCTATACTTCAATGTAGAGATGAAGAGGGACATTGTGACACCCTTCATCACATATATGAGTCCTCTGCTTCTGATTGCATTGTTGTTGTTCATTGCACTTTTCACAGAGGTCAAGTCAGACACCGATTCTTCGGAGATATTGAAGTATGGTGCCTCATTGATGCTGGTATTGATGGTAGCACATGTTTCTCTGCGAGAGAGCCTTACGGCATCCGGCATCATTTACCTTGAGTACTTCTATATCATTATGTATTTCATGGTGCTGGCAATTTCCTTCAATGCCATTATATATGCTTCAGATAGGAAGATACCAGTGATAGAGTACGAGGACAATGTCTTTGCAAAACTGATGTACTGGCCTGTTATGCTGTTTTTGATCTTGATGGTAACTTTGGCCACGTTCTTCTAG
- a CDS encoding DUF1638 domain-containing protein, whose protein sequence is MPVLSIIACEMLEDELVHVLSKDLDIKNLFVVENRNSFRFIQKLRSDDLKPFVFLSDKLYPIVSEIDKRSPGSLMTAFSNIPLFKKISDAVNRNKEQELTIVVNLLRKDLHSDIDRLQSEVYLNAGEMAKISDGILLFYGKCGYSSEKVQADLQKLDCHVYFLKDNERNIVDDCISVALGGNEVYTKTMLLGNGKGAIYATPMWLSSMNGTDYRSTESYRKISKYLSSPMYSLLFKINNQNCKDSNFHRNASEFAKIFDMETIHVDGTMEIAVNSYMEAKTSICENMRY, encoded by the coding sequence ATGCCAGTGTTAAGTATAATTGCCTGCGAAATGCTTGAAGATGAATTGGTGCATGTTCTCTCAAAAGACCTTGATATCAAAAATTTGTTTGTAGTAGAGAACAGAAACAGTTTCAGATTTATACAGAAACTTAGATCAGATGATCTCAAGCCTTTTGTGTTCTTGTCTGACAAATTATATCCTATCGTATCAGAAATCGACAAAAGATCACCTGGCAGTTTAATGACTGCTTTTTCGAACATTCCACTCTTCAAGAAAATAAGTGATGCCGTAAATAGAAATAAGGAACAGGAATTAACAATTGTTGTGAATCTCCTCAGGAAAGATCTGCATTCTGATATTGATCGTTTGCAGTCTGAAGTGTATCTGAATGCCGGGGAAATGGCAAAAATATCAGATGGCATCCTTCTTTTCTATGGAAAATGTGGCTATAGTTCTGAAAAAGTGCAGGCCGACTTGCAGAAGCTTGATTGTCATGTTTATTTTCTGAAAGATAATGAAAGAAACATTGTTGATGACTGTATTAGTGTAGCACTTGGAGGGAACGAGGTCTACACAAAAACGATGTTACTTGGGAACGGCAAAGGAGCTATATATGCAACTCCGATGTGGCTTTCCAGCATGAATGGAACTGATTACAGATCAACTGAGTCTTATAGAAAAATCAGTAAGTATCTTAGCAGCCCGATGTATAGTCTTCTTTTTAAGATCAACAATCAAAACTGTAAAGATAGTAATTTTCACAGAAACGCTTCTGAATTTGCAAAGATATTTGATATGGAGACTATCCACGTTGATGGGACGATGGAAATAGCCGTCAATTCATACATGGAAGCTAAAACTAGTATTTGCGAGAATATGAGATACTAA
- a CDS encoding DUF1638 domain-containing protein, with translation MPVMSIISCKIMQDEIVWLFTNDPEINKIMIVENENISEFTEKLSEQHVSYEIIPLEKIPSTFEEMDRNESIVVVNILELGLHAVPKTLKSEVYQSIREMIPFSDGILLFYGLCGNVLGKVEEDFCLEKDGCIVRILRDDVRIVDDCIGATVGGGANYLNLLKTHSKEPAFFFTPMYASSWKELLGFTKYHPDPEKALKMAKMVNDLAGYSRVAKVNTGLTYVKDIDAKIEEYASLFGYSTFEVSGNQQIFEKCYLSIKDEIKTKLCE, from the coding sequence ATGCCTGTTATGAGTATTATTTCATGTAAAATAATGCAGGATGAAATTGTCTGGCTTTTCACCAATGATCCTGAAATCAATAAGATCATGATCGTAGAGAACGAGAACATTTCTGAATTTACAGAAAAACTTAGTGAACAGCATGTATCTTATGAGATCATACCTTTAGAAAAGATACCAAGTACTTTCGAGGAAATGGATAGAAATGAATCAATTGTAGTAGTTAATATTCTGGAACTTGGACTTCATGCAGTACCTAAAACACTGAAATCCGAGGTCTACCAGAGTATTAGGGAAATGATACCCTTCTCAGATGGGATACTGCTTTTTTACGGGCTTTGTGGAAATGTTTTGGGTAAGGTAGAGGAGGATTTCTGCCTTGAGAAAGATGGCTGCATAGTGAGGATATTGAGAGATGATGTAAGAATTGTGGATGACTGCATCGGAGCAACAGTAGGCGGTGGAGCTAATTATCTGAACTTGCTTAAAACACACAGTAAAGAACCTGCCTTCTTCTTCACTCCCATGTATGCCAGTTCATGGAAAGAACTTCTAGGCTTTACTAAATATCATCCAGACCCTGAAAAAGCGCTCAAGATGGCAAAAATGGTCAATGACCTTGCAGGATATTCAAGGGTTGCAAAGGTCAACACAGGCCTGACATACGTAAAGGATATCGATGCAAAGATCGAAGAGTATGCCAGTTTGTTTGGGTACAGTACCTTTGAGGTCAGCGGTAATCAGCAAATTTTCGAGAAATGTTATCTCTCGATAAAGGATGAAATAAAGACAAAACTATGTGAATAA
- a CDS encoding TetR/AcrR family transcriptional regulator, producing the protein MTDMNPTNQQILHYARHFLQCRGYNGFSYRDISQKLGIKNASIHHYYPKKEDLVVALLEERRKNLAISIAQVVKAGGSAREQLQYYFDYALQEFEEGKTICPPGSVIMGFEELPEEVQKQNKLLMDDILDWITNVLRTGLEKGEFNFSDSVEARAEDVFITLMGARLLSSIKGRKTLVRSISSIKSDLGWRG; encoded by the coding sequence ATGACAGATATGAACCCTACCAATCAACAGATACTCCATTACGCAAGGCACTTTTTGCAATGCCGGGGTTATAATGGATTCAGCTATAGGGACATTTCCCAGAAACTTGGAATCAAAAATGCTTCGATCCATCATTACTACCCAAAGAAAGAAGATCTAGTTGTTGCCTTGCTTGAAGAAAGAAGAAAGAACTTAGCTATTTCTATTGCACAAGTAGTGAAAGCAGGAGGGTCTGCCCGTGAGCAACTTCAATACTATTTTGATTATGCATTACAGGAGTTCGAGGAAGGTAAAACGATCTGTCCTCCTGGCTCAGTGATCATGGGTTTTGAAGAACTTCCAGAGGAAGTTCAAAAGCAAAATAAGTTGCTAATGGATGATATACTTGACTGGATCACTAATGTTCTCAGAACCGGACTGGAAAAAGGGGAATTCAATTTTTCAGACTCCGTAGAAGCACGTGCGGAAGATGTATTCATAACATTGATGGGAGCCAGACTACTATCCAGCATTAAAGGTAGGAAAACACTTGTCAGATCAATTTCCTCGATCAAATCCGATCTTGGATGGAGGGGTTGA
- a CDS encoding DUF2115 family protein → MNSCELLFSLKKEASNLSSEHLIKINENKTEDIQSTRGSLRHNISCLARYNHKMFSELTDRDHPDISKEIDIEKLEDFTYRINKYMDEYAPDQRDLKEYIRIISTYLAFIVKEPLHPPGMFVTVNRMIFKNGSSYYCPVKSKHILEALSLCKYCVCKAID, encoded by the coding sequence ATTAATTCCTGTGAGCTATTATTTTCATTGAAGAAAGAAGCTTCCAATCTATCTTCTGAGCATTTAATAAAGATTAATGAAAATAAAACAGAAGATATTCAGAGTACTCGTGGAAGTCTTCGGCACAATATCAGTTGTCTTGCAAGATATAACCATAAGATGTTTTCTGAACTGACAGACAGAGACCATCCTGATATATCTAAGGAGATTGACATTGAAAAACTTGAAGATTTTACATATAGGATCAATAAATATATGGATGAATATGCTCCCGATCAAAGAGACCTGAAAGAATATATTCGTATAATATCCACATATCTGGCTTTTATAGTGAAAGAACCGCTGCACCCTCCCGGAATGTTTGTAACTGTAAATCGGATGATCTTCAAGAACGGTAGCAGTTATTATTGCCCTGTAAAGAGCAAGCATATATTAGAGGCATTGTCTTTGTGCAAATACTGTGTTTGCAAAGCAATTGATTAA
- a CDS encoding PAS domain S-box protein: MDEIKADYTQLFNNDHTIMLLIDPESLQIINANNAASNYYGWSCEELRQMKISQIDIMSEEKIRAEFSGTKKGMQNHLISKHQLQNSDIHSVEICAVPINTKEKTLLCLIVHDISTTKNVIGNIGAENALKEIEKKYRGIFENAINGIAIHKIILDENGKPIDYIFLDANEAFEKNTELKVTDIIGKCVTEVLPGIEETSLIETYGKVVLTGISANFETFAPQLNKHYNVNAYKVDKDCFATVFQDITERKNAEIALMNSEKRLQTLIDTIPDLVWLKDINGVFIACNHKFEQFYNVGEEEIIGKTDYDFHDKELADFFRQKDIKALEAGRSLINEEIVTRVADGYPEYIETIKTPMYDSNGDLVGVLGIGREISERKKGEQRIAEEAVRRRIFFEQSGDGIVVIDQNGKVVEANKKYADMLGYPMNELLQLHIWDWDESFTSERLSRAIRTNDQSLNHFETKHRRKDGSSYDVEITLNGAHIYGQNLAYCICRDITERNRAAETLKQAEQKHRQASQLLQEVIESPKDVVIFALDKDYRYIAFNKNHQMTMEHIWGNRIEIGVIMLDYIKDPADMEKAKANFDRVLAGEAFTVIEEYGDSSLNRRWYENVYSPLEDDEGNVIGLTLFLTDITESKQTEMELLRKEIQLRTAQSVGNVGSWEMDFTSRMVDASEESRKIYGIEGEHHTIDEIHSIVLPEYRQMVFDAMRALITKNIRYDVEFKIKRPSDGKIRDIHSAAEYSADRNMAIGMIQDITESKQAVLALLQAKALAEESNKIKSEFIANMSHELRTPLNSVIGFSQILNEQIFGDLNEKQINYISNILKSGKHLLELINDILDISKIESGNIEYEPEIIDFQEFMDETIVLMDPLIKEKNIDFKINIGFEKLEINADKMKMKQIMYNLLSNAIKFTHVTGKVWLDSKIMNGNVQISVSDNGIGIPLEQQKAIFDSFKQASSSTNRTHGGTGLGLAIAKHYIEMHSGEIHVESEVGKGSTFTLTIPI, from the coding sequence ATGGATGAAATTAAAGCAGACTATACACAACTATTCAATAATGACCATACTATTATGTTGCTTATTGACCCAGAGAGCTTGCAAATCATTAATGCTAACAACGCTGCTTCTAATTATTATGGTTGGTCATGTGAAGAACTCAGACAAATGAAAATAAGCCAAATAGACATAATGTCTGAAGAAAAAATAAGAGCTGAGTTCTCTGGAACTAAAAAAGGGATGCAAAATCACTTAATCTCTAAACATCAACTGCAAAATAGTGACATACACAGTGTTGAGATTTGTGCGGTACCGATAAACACCAAAGAAAAAACCCTTCTTTGCCTCATAGTTCATGACATATCTACTACAAAGAACGTCATCGGAAATATAGGAGCTGAGAATGCACTAAAAGAAATTGAAAAAAAATATAGAGGCATCTTTGAAAATGCTATCAATGGTATAGCAATACATAAAATAATTCTTGACGAGAATGGCAAGCCGATAGATTACATCTTCCTTGATGCAAATGAAGCATTCGAAAAAAATACTGAACTTAAAGTAACTGATATCATTGGAAAGTGTGTTACTGAAGTTCTTCCAGGTATCGAAGAAACATCCTTGATAGAAACATATGGAAAGGTTGTACTCACTGGCATCTCTGCTAATTTTGAAACATTTGCACCACAATTAAATAAGCATTATAATGTTAATGCCTATAAAGTGGACAAAGATTGTTTTGCCACTGTATTTCAAGATATTACTGAACGTAAAAATGCAGAAATTGCACTAATGAATAGTGAAAAACGACTGCAAACATTAATAGATACTATTCCTGATCTTGTATGGCTTAAAGATATTAATGGTGTATTCATTGCATGTAATCATAAGTTCGAACAATTTTACAATGTTGGTGAAGAAGAGATCATTGGAAAAACAGACTATGATTTTCATGATAAAGAACTTGCTGATTTTTTTAGACAGAAGGATATAAAAGCATTAGAGGCTGGTAGGTCTTTAATTAATGAAGAAATAGTCACCCGTGTTGCTGACGGTTATCCTGAATACATAGAAACGATCAAAACTCCAATGTATGATTCTAATGGGGATCTTGTAGGAGTGTTAGGTATTGGTAGAGAGATTTCGGAAAGAAAGAAGGGTGAACAAAGGATTGCAGAAGAAGCTGTTAGAAGACGCATATTCTTCGAGCAATCGGGCGATGGAATTGTTGTTATCGATCAGAATGGAAAGGTCGTCGAGGCGAACAAAAAATATGCTGATATGCTTGGCTATCCTATGAATGAGTTACTTCAGCTTCATATATGGGACTGGGATGAATCATTCACTAGTGAAAGGTTATCCAGAGCAATTAGAACTAATGACCAATCGCTTAATCATTTTGAGACAAAGCACCGTCGTAAGGATGGTAGTTCATATGATGTAGAGATAACTCTTAACGGTGCCCATATATACGGACAAAATCTGGCATATTGCATCTGCAGGGATATTACTGAAAGAAATAGAGCTGCAGAAACATTAAAGCAAGCAGAACAGAAACACAGACAGGCATCCCAACTATTGCAGGAAGTTATTGAAAGCCCTAAAGATGTTGTTATATTTGCTCTTGACAAAGATTACAGGTACATTGCTTTTAATAAAAATCATCAGATGACAATGGAACATATCTGGGGTAACAGGATAGAAATTGGTGTTATCATGCTTGATTACATCAAAGATCCTGCAGATATGGAAAAGGCAAAAGCTAATTTTGATAGGGTACTTGCAGGAGAAGCTTTCACTGTTATTGAAGAATACGGTGATTCCTCACTCAATAGAAGATGGTATGAGAATGTGTACAGCCCACTTGAGGATGACGAGGGAAATGTTATTGGACTTACATTGTTCTTAACAGACATAACTGAAAGCAAACAGACTGAAATGGAGTTGCTGAGGAAAGAAATACAACTGCGCACTGCACAAAGTGTAGGGAATGTCGGAAGCTGGGAGATGGACTTCACTTCCCGTATGGTCGATGCATCTGAAGAATCAAGAAAGATCTATGGAATTGAAGGTGAACATCATACAATAGATGAGATACACAGTATAGTGCTACCCGAATACCGTCAAATGGTATTTGATGCAATGAGGGCCCTCATAACAAAAAACATCCGTTATGATGTTGAATTTAAGATTAAAAGGCCCAGTGATGGCAAAATTCGTGATATCCATTCCGCTGCAGAATATTCTGCTGACAGGAACATGGCTATTGGGATGATCCAGGATATCACTGAAAGTAAGCAGGCAGTACTGGCTCTTCTTCAGGCTAAAGCCCTAGCTGAAGAATCAAATAAAATTAAATCAGAGTTCATTGCAAACATGAGCCATGAACTTCGCACACCACTTAATTCAGTTATTGGTTTTTCCCAGATTTTGAATGAACAAATATTCGGCGATCTGAATGAAAAACAAATTAATTATATATCCAATATACTAAAAAGTGGTAAACATCTGTTGGAATTGATCAATGACATACTCGATATTTCAAAAATAGAATCTGGAAATATAGAATATGAACCTGAAATAATTGATTTTCAGGAATTTATGGACGAGACAATAGTATTAATGGACCCTCTGATCAAAGAGAAGAATATTGATTTTAAAATCAACATCGGATTCGAGAAGTTAGAAATAAATGCTGACAAGATGAAAATGAAACAGATCATGTACAATCTTCTTAGCAATGCCATCAAATTCACACATGTAACTGGCAAAGTATGGCTTGATTCAAAAATAATGAATGGAAATGTTCAAATCTCTGTATCGGACAACGGGATTGGCATTCCTTTAGAACAACAGAAAGCTATATTTGACTCATTTAAACAAGCCAGTTCATCTACAAACCGTACTCATGGCGGAACAGGATTAGGGCTTGCGATTGCTAAACATTACATAGAAATGCATTCAGGGGAAATACATGTTGAAAGCGAGGTTGGCAAGGGAAGCACTTTCACGCTTACAATACCGATATAA